In Bradyrhizobium erythrophlei, a single genomic region encodes these proteins:
- a CDS encoding MFS transporter: MPLLQVLRPTLPILIGTSLMLTLSMGLRQSLGIFMQPLTHDIGISVSDFTLAIAVQNLAWGFLQPLAGALTVRFGFRSIMVTGAAAYIAGLVLMATAHGLVSVMIGGGLLIGISLACTAAAIAMSVAARAVPATVRSTVLGLVSGAGSLGALLSAPVGQILSADYGWRVGLAGFVVLAIAMIPAAWLAGRIDAIPLPKPSGDDIGDNSAGAAVRLAFGNASFVVMTCAYFVCGMQLVFLTTHLPSYLAICGMDPMLSAQTLGMIGGFNVLGSIFFGWAGQRWSKLALLGGIYILRSLALAWYFTLPPTPASTLLFGAIMGFLWMGVGPLVAGAVAEMFGLKWQAMIQGLAFMSHQLGSFLGAFGGGLLYDSLGSYTMAWRIGVALGLAGGIIQVAFALIRPAAPPMLKTA; this comes from the coding sequence ATGCCCCTGTTGCAGGTCCTGCGTCCGACATTGCCGATCCTGATCGGCACCTCGCTCATGCTGACGTTGAGCATGGGACTGCGCCAGTCGCTCGGCATCTTCATGCAGCCGCTGACCCATGACATCGGTATATCCGTCTCCGATTTCACCCTCGCCATCGCCGTGCAAAACCTCGCCTGGGGCTTTCTGCAGCCGTTGGCGGGCGCGCTGACGGTCCGCTTCGGCTTCCGCTCCATCATGGTGACAGGTGCGGCCGCCTATATCGCCGGTCTTGTGCTGATGGCGACCGCGCATGGCCTCGTCAGCGTGATGATCGGCGGCGGGTTGCTGATCGGGATTTCGCTTGCCTGCACGGCGGCGGCGATCGCGATGTCGGTTGCGGCGCGCGCGGTCCCCGCAACCGTGCGCTCGACCGTCCTCGGCCTCGTTTCCGGTGCGGGCTCGCTCGGCGCGCTTTTGTCCGCGCCGGTCGGACAAATTCTCAGTGCGGATTATGGCTGGCGGGTAGGGCTTGCCGGTTTTGTGGTGCTGGCCATCGCGATGATTCCGGCTGCGTGGCTTGCCGGCCGCATCGACGCCATTCCGCTGCCCAAGCCGTCAGGTGACGACATCGGCGACAATTCGGCGGGTGCGGCGGTCAGGCTTGCGTTCGGCAATGCCTCGTTCGTGGTGATGACCTGCGCCTATTTCGTCTGCGGCATGCAGCTCGTGTTCCTGACCACGCATCTGCCGTCGTACCTTGCGATCTGCGGCATGGACCCCATGCTGAGCGCGCAGACGCTTGGCATGATCGGCGGCTTCAACGTGCTCGGCAGCATTTTCTTCGGCTGGGCCGGGCAGCGCTGGAGCAAGCTCGCGCTGTTGGGCGGCATCTATATTTTACGCTCGCTCGCGCTTGCCTGGTATTTCACGCTGCCGCCGACACCAGCCAGCACACTCCTGTTCGGCGCGATCATGGGCTTCCTCTGGATGGGGGTAGGTCCGCTGGTTGCGGGTGCGGTCGCCGAAATGTTCGGACTGAAATGGCAGGCGATGATTCAGGGGCTGGCTTTCATGAGCCATCAGCTCGGTAGTTTCCTCGGCGCCTTCGGCGGCGGCCTGCTCTACGATTCACTCGGCTCCTACACCATGGCCTGGCGGATTGGCGTCGCGCTAGGGCTCGCCGGCGGCATCATCCAGGTCGCGTTCGCGCTGATCAGGCCAGCCGCGCCACCGATGCTGAAGACGGCATAG
- a CDS encoding cell envelope integrity EipB family protein: MARAFRILSPNVKSLPLALAVSAVTMGFAGSAVAAANSSFLSHQALYELSLVKSRANSISSARGRILYSFTGSACEGYTSEFRQVSEMDNGENKVTLSDLRSTSWEDAAGKTYRFKIDSRMNDVDTGPIDGIAERVGDHITVKLKQPQAKTFNLDGSIVFPTEQIQHIITAAKDGKTILEQTVYDGSDNGEKVFNTLAVIGQPIQGDKTIASPDPSTENDVMKSTTRWPVTVSYYDHDAKREEGEQGPLYAMSFELFENGVSRALVLDYNDFVISGALGKFNVKDAKPCK; the protein is encoded by the coding sequence ATGGCCCGCGCATTCCGGATTTTGTCTCCCAACGTCAAGTCGCTGCCATTGGCCCTGGCAGTTTCGGCGGTGACCATGGGGTTTGCCGGAAGCGCCGTAGCCGCGGCAAACAGCAGTTTTCTGTCCCACCAGGCGCTGTATGAACTGAGCCTTGTGAAGTCGCGCGCCAACTCGATCAGCAGCGCACGCGGCCGCATCCTCTACAGCTTCACGGGAAGCGCCTGCGAAGGCTATACCTCCGAATTCCGCCAGGTGTCGGAGATGGACAACGGCGAGAACAAGGTGACCCTGTCCGACCTTCGCTCGACATCCTGGGAAGATGCCGCCGGCAAGACCTACCGCTTCAAGATCGATTCGCGGATGAATGACGTCGACACGGGGCCGATCGACGGGATCGCGGAGCGGGTCGGCGACCACATCACGGTGAAACTGAAGCAGCCGCAGGCCAAGACCTTCAACCTCGATGGCTCGATTGTATTCCCGACCGAGCAGATCCAGCACATCATCACGGCGGCCAAGGATGGCAAAACCATCCTGGAGCAGACCGTCTATGACGGATCGGACAATGGCGAAAAGGTATTCAATACGCTGGCGGTGATCGGTCAGCCGATCCAGGGCGACAAGACCATCGCCTCGCCCGATCCATCGACCGAAAACGACGTGATGAAGTCGACCACGCGCTGGCCAGTGACGGTGAGCTACTATGATCACGATGCCAAGCGCGAGGAAGGCGAGCAGGGGCCGCTCTATGCGATGTCGTTCGAACTGTTCGAGAACGGGGTGTCGCGCGCGCTGGTGCTCGACTACAACGACTTCGTGATTTCCGGCGCGCTCGGAAAATTCAACGTAAAGGATGCCAAGCCTTGCAAGTGA
- a CDS encoding response regulator: protein MAKTVLIVEDNELNMKLFRDLLEAHGYQTSGTSNGFEALDLVRKLRPDLILMDIQLPQVSGLEVTRWIKDDPELRAIPVVAVTAFAMKGDEERIREGGCEAYLSKPISVGKFIETVRRFIG, encoded by the coding sequence ATGGCCAAGACCGTCCTGATCGTGGAGGACAACGAGCTCAATATGAAGCTCTTTCGCGATCTGCTTGAAGCGCACGGCTATCAGACCTCCGGCACCAGTAATGGTTTCGAAGCGCTCGATCTCGTGCGCAAGCTTCGCCCCGATCTGATTTTGATGGATATCCAGCTTCCGCAGGTGTCGGGCCTCGAGGTCACGCGATGGATCAAAGACGATCCGGAGCTGCGTGCCATTCCGGTGGTCGCTGTTACCGCGTTTGCCATGAAGGGCGACGAAGAACGCATCCGCGAAGGCGGCTGCGAGGCGTATTTGTCCAAGCCGATCTCGGTCGGCAAGTTTATCGAGACCGTCCGGCGGTTTATCGGATAA
- the rpmG gene encoding 50S ribosomal protein L33, whose amino-acid sequence MAKAVTIKVKLVSSADTGFYYVAKKNSRTMTDKLVKKKYDPVARKHVEFRESKIK is encoded by the coding sequence ATGGCCAAGGCGGTCACCATCAAGGTCAAGCTCGTCTCTTCGGCAGACACCGGTTTCTACTACGTCGCCAAGAAGAACTCGCGCACCATGACCGACAAGCTCGTCAAGAAGAAGTACGACCCGGTCGCGCGCAAGCACGTCGAATTCCGCGAGTCCAAGATCAAGTAA
- a CDS encoding DUF3572 domain-containing protein: MRKSKRNPREVAEIVAIQALSFVAGDPERLGRFLAESGIGPETLRGAAADPRFLASVLDFVMRDDATVKAFAEASQLHPTNVAAAHQALNDPDWERDVP; the protein is encoded by the coding sequence TTGAGAAAATCAAAACGGAACCCCCGGGAAGTAGCTGAAATCGTTGCCATTCAGGCGCTTTCCTTTGTCGCGGGCGATCCCGAGAGGCTGGGCAGGTTCCTGGCCGAGAGCGGGATCGGTCCGGAGACACTGCGTGGTGCAGCGGCCGATCCCCGATTCCTGGCGAGCGTGCTTGATTTCGTGATGCGCGATGACGCGACCGTGAAGGCATTTGCGGAAGCTTCGCAGCTTCATCCGACCAACGTGGCCGCGGCCCATCAGGCTCTCAATGATCCTGATTGGGAACGCGACGTGCCGTGA
- a CDS encoding PleD family two-component system response regulator has product MSARVLVVDDVPANVKLLEARLSAEYFDVLTASNGTEALAMCARAECDIILLDVMMPDMDGFEVCRRLKSNPATHYIPVVMVTALDSSSDRVRGLEAGADDFLTKPVSDVVLIARVRSLTRLKMMTDELRMRAITSLEIGVQAPERSAVADTGKGGRVLLVDDRPSSYERLVPVLTGEHAVDLETNPSEALFRAADGDYDLLIVSLGLDNFDGLRLCSQARSLERTRHVPILAIADADHNTRLLRGLEIGVNDYLLRPVDKNELLARARTQIRKRRYTDHLRDNVQNSIEAAITDALTGLHNRRYMESHLATLAEQASSRGKPLAVMMLDIDFFKSINDNYGHDAGDDVLREFAVRVRKSIRGIDLACRYGGEEFVIVMPETDMHVAGMVAERLRRSIAGEPFVVNKGEKRIEVTISIGLSTLETKGEAVADVLKRADVALYRAKHDGRNRVVANAA; this is encoded by the coding sequence ATGTCCGCGCGTGTTCTTGTCGTCGACGATGTTCCTGCCAATGTCAAACTGCTGGAAGCGCGGCTGTCGGCGGAATACTTCGATGTGCTGACCGCCTCGAACGGCACTGAGGCGCTGGCAATGTGTGCGCGCGCCGAGTGCGACATCATCCTGCTCGACGTCATGATGCCGGATATGGATGGTTTCGAGGTCTGCCGCCGGCTGAAGTCGAACCCCGCCACACACTACATTCCCGTCGTCATGGTGACGGCGCTCGATAGTTCGTCCGACCGCGTCCGCGGTCTGGAGGCCGGTGCCGATGATTTCCTGACCAAGCCGGTCTCCGACGTGGTCCTGATTGCCCGTGTGCGCTCGCTGACCCGGCTCAAGATGATGACCGACGAATTGCGGATGCGCGCCATCACCTCACTCGAGATCGGCGTTCAGGCGCCGGAGCGCAGCGCGGTCGCTGACACCGGCAAGGGCGGCCGCGTCTTGCTGGTCGACGATCGCCCGTCATCCTATGAACGGCTGGTGCCGGTTTTGACCGGCGAACACGCCGTCGACCTCGAAACCAATCCCTCGGAAGCGCTGTTTCGTGCCGCCGACGGCGACTACGACCTTCTGATCGTCTCGCTCGGTCTCGATAATTTCGATGGCTTGCGGCTGTGCAGCCAGGCGCGCTCGCTCGAGCGCACCCGCCACGTGCCGATTTTGGCGATCGCGGACGCCGATCACAATACGCGGCTGCTGCGGGGACTCGAGATCGGCGTCAATGACTACCTGCTGCGCCCCGTCGACAAGAACGAGCTTCTGGCGCGCGCGCGTACCCAGATCCGCAAGCGCCGCTATACCGATCATCTGCGCGACAACGTGCAGAACTCGATCGAGGCCGCGATTACCGACGCGCTGACCGGCCTGCATAACCGCCGTTACATGGAAAGCCATCTGGCGACGCTCGCCGAACAGGCCTCCAGCCGCGGCAAGCCGCTCGCGGTGATGATGCTCGACATCGACTTCTTCAAGTCGATCAACGACAATTACGGCCACGACGCCGGCGACGATGTGCTGCGCGAATTCGCGGTGCGAGTGCGCAAATCGATCCGCGGTATCGATCTCGCCTGCCGTTATGGCGGCGAGGAGTTCGTGATCGTGATGCCTGAAACCGACATGCATGTCGCCGGCATGGTGGCCGAGCGCCTGCGGCGCTCCATCGCGGGTGAGCCCTTTGTCGTCAACAAGGGCGAAAAACGCATCGAGGTCACGATCTCGATCGGGCTTTCGACGCTTGAGACCAAGGGCGAGGCGGTCGCCGACGTGCTCAAGCGCGCTGACGTTGCGCTCTATCGCGCCAAGCACGATGGCCGCAACCGCGTGGTCGCGAACGCCGCCTGA
- a CDS encoding glycerophosphodiester phosphodiesterase — translation MRAPEWLTARPVAHRGLHDRARGIVENMPGAALAAIEGNFAIECDIQLTADGEAMVHHDDALGRLTEGSGALLGLSSSALKDVRFKDTSERMMSLADLCILARGRVPIVVEVKSHFDGDRRLVTRMAEVLKSYSGPVAGMSFDPDQVVALRDIIPDLPRGIVAQSDYTEADWPEASPSQRNGMRHLKHALRTRPQFVAYWVNDLPAPAPWIARHIFGLPLLTWTVRTSEQRARAARYADQMIFEGFRP, via the coding sequence ATGCGCGCGCCCGAGTGGCTGACGGCGCGGCCGGTGGCCCATCGTGGCCTGCACGATCGTGCGCGCGGCATCGTCGAGAACATGCCGGGCGCAGCACTTGCCGCCATCGAGGGCAATTTCGCCATCGAGTGCGATATTCAGCTTACCGCCGATGGCGAGGCCATGGTGCATCATGACGATGCACTCGGCCGTCTCACCGAAGGCTCGGGCGCCCTGCTCGGCCTCAGTTCGAGCGCGCTGAAAGACGTTCGCTTCAAGGACACATCCGAGCGGATGATGTCGCTTGCCGACCTCTGCATTCTCGCGAGGGGCCGCGTTCCCATCGTCGTCGAGGTCAAGAGCCATTTCGACGGCGACCGCCGGCTGGTGACGCGCATGGCGGAAGTCCTGAAATCCTATTCGGGACCGGTAGCCGGCATGTCCTTCGATCCGGATCAGGTCGTCGCGCTTCGGGACATCATTCCGGATCTGCCGCGCGGCATCGTCGCGCAAAGCGACTACACGGAAGCCGACTGGCCTGAGGCCTCGCCAAGCCAGCGGAACGGCATGCGACATCTCAAACACGCATTACGAACCCGGCCGCAATTTGTCGCCTATTGGGTCAACGACCTGCCGGCGCCCGCACCCTGGATCGCACGCCATATCTTTGGCCTGCCGCTCCTGACCTGGACCGTGCGGACATCAGAACAACGGGCGCGCGCCGCCCGCTATGCCGATCAAATGATCTTTGAAGGGTTCCGGCCTTGA
- a CDS encoding RidA family protein, with amino-acid sequence MAGTVEQKLASQGITLHEPPNPVANYVPFVRSGNLLFVSGQVCLGADGKLISKGKLGAGVTIEQGAAAARGCAINLLAQVKAAIGDLDKVARVVRLGGFVNSAPDFLDGPKVLNGASDLMVAAFGDKGRHARTTVGVSALPADASVEVEGVFEIS; translated from the coding sequence ATGGCGGGTACGGTCGAACAGAAACTGGCATCCCAGGGCATCACCCTGCATGAGCCGCCGAATCCGGTGGCGAATTACGTGCCGTTCGTACGCAGCGGAAACCTTCTGTTCGTTTCCGGTCAGGTCTGCCTCGGCGCGGACGGCAAGCTGATCTCCAAAGGCAAGCTCGGCGCCGGTGTCACGATCGAGCAAGGCGCTGCCGCCGCACGCGGCTGCGCCATCAATCTGTTGGCGCAGGTCAAAGCCGCGATCGGCGACCTCGACAAAGTGGCGCGCGTGGTTCGCCTCGGTGGTTTCGTGAATTCGGCGCCCGACTTTCTCGATGGACCGAAAGTGCTCAACGGCGCCTCCGACCTGATGGTCGCAGCGTTCGGCGACAAGGGCCGGCACGCCCGCACGACGGTCGGCGTGTCCGCGCTGCCGGCGGACGCCTCGGTCGAGGTCGAAGGGGTGTTCGAGATCTCATAA
- a CDS encoding DNA polymerase IV has protein sequence MTPSLPVAEGPTCFCRDCFSDLDITAKRCRACGSPRLVRHRALPSLTLAHIDCDAFYATVEKRDNPELADKPVIIGGGKRGVVSAACYISRTYGVRSAMPMFKALDLCPSAVVIRPDMAKYVRVGREVRRAMQALTPLVEPLSIDEAFLDLSGTQRVHGMIPAKVLARFAQTIEREIGVTVSVGLSCNKFLAKIASDLDKPRGFATLDQDDARTMLADKPVNFIFGVGPATQERLVQRGFRLIADLQHADEAELMKQFGAEGQRLWRLARGIDDRRVVADRGAKTISNETTFENDIRDFATLERLLWWLSEKVSSRLKSSELAGSTITLKLKTADFRQRTRSQSIHAPTQLAAKIFAISREMLAKEIDGTPFRLMGTGVSALRPGSQAHDTDMLDRRSADAERAIDGLRKKFGNAAVIRGIAYEGPEKTEDDD, from the coding sequence GTGACCCCAAGCCTGCCAGTTGCAGAAGGCCCGACCTGCTTTTGCAGGGATTGCTTCAGCGATCTGGACATCACCGCGAAACGATGCCGCGCCTGCGGCTCGCCGCGGCTGGTGCGTCACCGCGCGCTTCCCTCGCTCACCCTCGCTCACATCGATTGCGACGCTTTCTATGCCACCGTCGAGAAGCGCGACAACCCGGAACTGGCCGACAAGCCGGTCATCATCGGCGGCGGCAAACGCGGCGTGGTCTCGGCCGCCTGCTATATCTCGCGCACCTATGGCGTTCGCTCGGCGATGCCGATGTTCAAGGCGCTGGATCTCTGCCCTTCGGCGGTCGTGATCCGGCCGGACATGGCCAAGTATGTCCGCGTTGGCCGCGAGGTGCGCCGCGCGATGCAGGCGCTCACGCCGCTGGTCGAGCCACTGTCCATCGATGAAGCTTTCCTCGACCTCAGCGGCACCCAACGTGTGCACGGCATGATTCCAGCCAAAGTACTGGCGCGTTTTGCGCAAACGATCGAACGCGAGATCGGCGTCACGGTGTCGGTCGGGCTTTCCTGCAACAAGTTTCTTGCCAAGATCGCCTCCGATCTCGACAAGCCCCGCGGCTTCGCAACGCTCGATCAGGACGACGCGCGGACGATGCTGGCGGACAAGCCGGTCAACTTCATCTTCGGCGTCGGGCCTGCGACCCAGGAACGCCTGGTCCAGCGCGGCTTTCGCCTGATCGCGGATTTGCAGCACGCCGACGAAGCCGAGCTGATGAAGCAGTTCGGCGCCGAGGGACAGCGGCTGTGGCGGTTGGCGCGGGGGATCGACGACCGCCGCGTGGTGGCCGATCGCGGCGCCAAGACGATCTCGAACGAGACCACTTTCGAGAACGACATCCGCGATTTTGCGACCCTTGAAAGACTGTTGTGGTGGCTGTCGGAAAAGGTCTCAAGCCGGCTCAAGAGCAGCGAGCTTGCGGGATCGACCATCACGCTCAAACTCAAGACCGCCGATTTCCGCCAGCGCACCCGCTCGCAGTCGATTCACGCGCCGACCCAGCTCGCGGCCAAGATTTTTGCGATATCGCGCGAAATGCTGGCGAAGGAAATCGACGGCACGCCGTTCCGCCTGATGGGCACAGGCGTCAGTGCACTTCGTCCGGGCTCGCAGGCCCACGACACCGACATGCTCGATCGGCGCTCGGCGGATGCGGAACGCGCCATCGACGGCCTGCGCAAGAAATTCGGCAACGCCGCCGTGATCCGCGGAATTGCCTATGAGGGGCCGGAGAAGACGGAAGACGACGACTAA
- a CDS encoding TetR family transcriptional regulator, protein MKERILETADRLFYLKGIRAIGVDTIAAEIGISKRTLYNHFPSKDALISAYLERRFVQPRPSDKSPVEQILGTFDSLERRFSAKDFRGCPFVNAVAEMGPSDKSVKKIAIDFKESRRLWFRDLLVKLGVADAEGLATQLVLLVDGSIAQDLVRDDPKMARAAKEAAKVLLAGAGVRLKA, encoded by the coding sequence ATGAAGGAGCGGATTCTCGAAACCGCCGACCGGCTGTTTTATCTCAAGGGGATCAGGGCGATCGGGGTCGATACGATTGCAGCCGAAATCGGCATCAGCAAGCGCACGCTCTACAACCATTTCCCGTCAAAGGACGCGCTGATATCGGCCTATCTGGAGCGCCGCTTCGTGCAACCGCGCCCTTCGGACAAATCCCCGGTCGAGCAGATTCTCGGCACCTTCGATTCGCTGGAGCGGCGTTTTTCGGCGAAGGATTTCCGCGGCTGCCCCTTTGTCAACGCGGTCGCCGAGATGGGACCCAGCGACAAGTCAGTGAAAAAGATCGCCATCGATTTCAAGGAGAGCCGTCGGCTCTGGTTTCGCGACCTTCTCGTGAAGCTGGGCGTGGCGGACGCGGAAGGGCTCGCGACGCAACTCGTGCTCCTCGTCGACGGTTCGATCGCGCAGGATCTGGTGCGCGACGATCCAAAGATGGCGCGGGCGGCAAAGGAGGCTGCAAAGGTACTGTTGGCGGGCGCCGGTGTGCGGCTCAAAGCGTAG
- a CDS encoding LLM class flavin-dependent oxidoreductase, with protein MARRQLKLGAFMRPISIHTGAWRYPGAWPDANFNFAHIKQLIQRLEAGKFDAFFMADHLAVLNMPINALKRSHTVTSFEPFTLLSALSAVTERIGLIATGSTTFDAPYHVARRFASLDHLSGGRAGWNIVTTSNPDAALNFGLDEHMEHAERYKRAREFYDVVTGLWDSFADDAFVRDVESGLYFDPDKMHTLNHKGEYLSVRGPLNIGRPVQGWPVIVQAGASDDGRQLAAETAEAVFTGGGSLADGQKLYADIKGRMEKIGRNPEHLKILPGAFVVVGDSIDDAKEKRALLDSRVHYDSAIASLSVILGTDASSFDPDGQLPPIPETNASKSGRQRMVDLAARDKLTVRQLAQRVGGYGGLSFVGTPQSIADQMEEWLTGYGSDGFNIMFPYLPQGLNDFVDKVVPELQKRGIFRKEYEGPTLRENLGLPRPKNRFFER; from the coding sequence ATGGCACGGCGGCAACTCAAGCTCGGCGCTTTCATGCGGCCGATCAGCATTCATACCGGCGCGTGGCGCTATCCCGGCGCCTGGCCTGACGCCAATTTCAATTTCGCCCACATCAAGCAGCTCATCCAGAGGCTGGAAGCCGGCAAGTTCGATGCCTTCTTCATGGCCGACCATCTGGCTGTCTTGAACATGCCGATCAATGCGCTCAAGCGCAGCCACACCGTGACGTCGTTCGAGCCGTTCACCCTGCTCTCGGCTTTATCTGCGGTGACCGAGCGCATCGGACTGATCGCGACAGGCTCGACCACGTTCGACGCGCCCTATCACGTCGCCCGCCGTTTTGCCTCGCTGGACCACCTGAGCGGCGGGCGTGCGGGATGGAATATCGTCACGACGTCGAATCCGGACGCGGCGCTGAATTTCGGGCTCGACGAGCACATGGAGCACGCCGAGCGCTATAAGCGCGCCCGCGAATTCTATGACGTCGTCACGGGGCTGTGGGATTCCTTTGCCGACGATGCCTTCGTGCGCGATGTCGAAAGCGGGCTTTATTTCGATCCTGACAAGATGCACACGCTCAACCACAAGGGAGAATATCTCTCGGTGCGCGGCCCGCTCAATATCGGCCGCCCTGTGCAAGGCTGGCCGGTCATCGTGCAGGCCGGCGCATCCGATGACGGCCGCCAACTCGCAGCGGAAACGGCGGAAGCTGTCTTTACCGGTGGCGGCAGCCTGGCCGACGGGCAAAAACTCTACGCCGACATCAAGGGGCGGATGGAGAAGATCGGCCGCAATCCCGAACACCTGAAGATTCTGCCCGGCGCATTCGTCGTGGTGGGCGACAGCATCGACGATGCCAAAGAGAAGCGCGCGCTGCTCGACAGCCGGGTGCATTACGACAGCGCCATTGCCTCGCTCTCGGTGATCCTGGGCACGGACGCATCCAGCTTCGATCCCGACGGCCAGTTGCCGCCGATCCCCGAGACCAATGCGAGCAAGAGCGGACGGCAGCGCATGGTCGATCTCGCGGCGCGCGACAAACTTACCGTGCGCCAGCTTGCCCAGCGCGTTGGCGGCTATGGCGGACTGTCGTTTGTCGGCACGCCGCAGTCGATCGCCGACCAGATGGAAGAGTGGCTGACGGGCTACGGCAGCGACGGCTTCAACATCATGTTCCCGTACCTGCCCCAGGGTCTTAACGACTTCGTCGACAAGGTGGTGCCGGAACTCCAGAAGCGCGGGATCTTCCGGAAGGAATATGAAGGGCCGACCTTACGCGAGAATCTCGGCCTTCCGCGGCCGAAAAACCGCTTCTTTGAGAGGTAA
- a CDS encoding GNAT family N-acetyltransferase, giving the protein MDSSEITLEAVSSVSQVTAEEWNACANPRACPDGSPAGFKSHYNPFVSHAFFSAVEASGSATPRTGWGPRHLLARRDGVIAGIVPCYLKSHSQGEYVFDRGWADAYDRAGGSYYPKLQASVPFTPATGPRLLVRPDVDQNEIRSALAQGLMALCQAMDASSVHVTFARESEWKLLADHGFLQRTDQQFHWRNQDYRSFDDFLATLNSRHRKAIKRERREAVTNGITIHALNGSDITEEAWDSFFAFYMETGSRKWGRPYLTRSFFSLIGETMAKDVLLIMARRNDRWIAGAINFIGSDTLFGRNWGAIEHHPFLHFEVCYYQAIEYAITHGLKTVEAGAQGEHKIARGYLPQTTYSAHFIADPGLRHAIKDYLKRERAYVAEMGRELTEAGPFRKSDGDSDND; this is encoded by the coding sequence ATGGATTCATCTGAAATCACCCTCGAAGCGGTTTCTTCCGTCAGCCAGGTCACGGCTGAGGAATGGAACGCCTGCGCCAATCCACGAGCCTGCCCGGACGGCTCTCCCGCTGGCTTCAAAAGCCATTACAACCCCTTTGTTTCGCATGCCTTTTTCTCGGCCGTGGAGGCGTCCGGCTCAGCTACGCCGCGCACAGGCTGGGGTCCGCGGCACTTGCTCGCCCGCCGCGACGGCGTCATCGCCGGCATCGTGCCCTGCTATCTGAAATCGCATTCGCAGGGCGAATACGTCTTCGACCGCGGCTGGGCGGACGCCTACGATCGCGCAGGTGGCAGCTATTATCCGAAACTTCAGGCCTCGGTTCCGTTTACGCCTGCCACCGGCCCTCGCCTGCTGGTCCGCCCTGACGTCGATCAGAACGAAATCCGCAGCGCGCTGGCGCAAGGCCTGATGGCGCTATGCCAAGCGATGGACGCCTCTTCCGTGCATGTGACGTTCGCGCGTGAATCGGAATGGAAACTGCTCGCCGATCACGGCTTCCTGCAACGGACCGACCAGCAATTCCACTGGCGCAATCAGGACTACCGCAGCTTCGACGACTTCCTCGCCACGCTGAACTCGCGCCACCGCAAGGCGATCAAGCGCGAACGGCGCGAGGCGGTCACGAACGGCATCACCATCCATGCACTCAATGGCAGCGATATCACCGAGGAAGCCTGGGACTCGTTCTTTGCATTCTACATGGAGACCGGCTCGCGCAAATGGGGCCGGCCATACCTCACCCGATCGTTCTTCTCGCTGATCGGCGAGACCATGGCGAAAGACGTGCTGCTGATCATGGCGCGGCGCAACGACCGCTGGATTGCGGGGGCCATCAACTTCATCGGCTCGGATACGCTGTTCGGTCGCAACTGGGGTGCGATCGAGCATCATCCGTTCCTGCATTTCGAGGTGTGCTATTATCAGGCGATCGAGTACGCCATTACGCACGGTCTGAAAACGGTTGAAGCCGGCGCGCAAGGCGAGCACAAGATCGCCCGGGGATACCTGCCGCAAACCACCTATTCGGCTCACTTCATCGCCGATCCCGGCCTGCGTCACGCCATCAAGGATTATCTCAAGCGCGAGCGCGCCTATGTCGCCGAAATGGGCCGCGAGCTCACCGAGGCCGGACCGTTCCGTAAAAGCGATGGCGACTCGGACAACGATTAG